A window of Bos indicus x Bos taurus breed Angus x Brahman F1 hybrid chromosome 20, Bos_hybrid_MaternalHap_v2.0, whole genome shotgun sequence genomic DNA:
GACCCTGCAGAGGACTGCACGGCACAGGAGGTGCTGGTCCAACGTGCTCACTTTAAGCGTTTGCAGTGTTTCAGGCCGTGCTCCTTGCCCGGGAACAGTGGTGGGCACGCGTGCGAGAGAGCAGGTGCAAACCGTGTGCTACAGAGGCCTGTAGGGCCAAGCGTACCGTGTCTGCGTGGCCCCAGCCCGTCTGCTGCGGGTCTGCCCCTCGAGGGCTCAGCAGCCCGCGGGCACGCAGCGCAGGCTCTCCGAGGCCTCCCGGGGCAGCGGCGTGGACACGGTCCGCCCCTGAGGGCGTGCTGGTCCTGGGTCCTCACCGGGTCAGCCTGCAGCGGCAGAGGCCGGTCGGTTCCTGTCGGTCCTCGCAGGCCTGGGTGTGGCCGTCTGGAGACGCTGCATTCGTCCAGCGGGCACCGTGTCTGAGGCCTGGGTCTGGTTAGGGTTGGACAACCATCGTATGGATGCGGCGGTCACTGCAGAGCGAGGACCGGACGGCAACAAACTCCCTTGCATGATTTTAAAACAGCCCCAGCTTGGGAACGCAAAGACAAGACCCCCATTCCCTCAGGGGGCACCTTGAAAGCTCACAGCTAGCATCTTACCTTGTGATGAAAAGCCGAAAGCCTCCCCTTAGGACACGGGGTCCACACTCACCACTTGTACCTGATGTCGTGCGCGAGTCCCAGCCCGGGTGAAGGTGAGGGTTTGACCTCCTGCATGTGGGTCTGTGTTCACTTTTGAGACGTGTGTTTGTGTGGGTGAAGCAGGGTTCTGTGTCCATTCTCAGGTCCAGACGGCACTTAGACACACACTCGTTTCTCCCCGTTCACTGCTTCTGGGAGAAATCGCGTGTGATCTTGTGTTGATTTCCTGTGTAAGGTTTCCTTTGGTATGGCACACAAAGTGCTGcctatgaaagagaaaaaagacctATGCGTCCATTGTGAATGACTGCAAGTTATCACCCCTCGTCTCCTTTGTGTGTGAGAGACGACCTTGAGATGCACTCTGAAATTGCAAGTTCAGTCACCATGAGGCATCTTAGGTCGCTGGTTTACTTTTAAAGGGTCTTCCTTTGGGTAAACGCACTGATAAAACTTTTGGACCCAGGAATTGCACTCCCAAGAATTAAAATAGATTCGAAGGCTTCCCGGGTCCGACCCTGTTCTGCAGTTACCTGGGCAGGGGACCCCGCGCAAACCTCCGAGTGTGTGGGTGACGATTAAAGGAGACGACCCACTGGCACAGCCCTCAGCACGCGGGAGCATCGGCTGTCTACCACCATTAACTTAAAGCCCAATCTTAGAAAAACAGACAAAGCTCTATGACAGAGACGTTCCCTCTAACGttgtttataaaaacaaagatctgaaataacctcagttcagttcaggtcagtcactcagtcgtatccaactctttgtgatcccatgaaccacagcacaccaagcctccctgtccatcaccagcttccggagttcactcagacccatgtccatcgagtcggtgatgccatccaaccatctcattctccgtcatccctttctcctcctgcccccaatccctcccagcatcagagtcttttccaatgagtcagttcttcacatcaggcagccaaagtattggagcttcagcatcagtccttccaatgaatattcaggactgatttccttcaggattgactggtttgatctccttgcagtccaagggactctcaggagtcttctccaacaccacagttcaaactgTAGATTTTAACGAACTCTTCACCGAAAGCGATCTGTGGGTGGCAAATGAGCACCTGAAAAGATGCCCAGAATCAGGCCCTGAGGACGCGCAGATGAGAGCTACAGGAGGCGTCACCACACACCACCCATGAGGCTCCAACCTACAGATGCAAAGTCTGAGCCAGAGGCGGGGAGGCCAGGCCCGTGCCCAGGAGTTAGGTGGGCGCCTTGAGAGCTGGGGCTGTCCCGCTCCTGCCCTGACCAAGGAGAAGCGAGCGCACGCGTGTGTTTCTCTGCTGGGGCTGCAGAGGCTGGCCAGGCAGCTCACTTTCTTCTCCCATCCTGGAGCTAGAAGTCTGCGGTCAGGGCACCGCCAGGGCTGGTACCTCTGAGCCCTCAGTGCCACCTGGGCACATGGTCTTCATCCCGAGCTCGTCCTCCCAAGAGGACATGAGGCCTCGTGCTCTGGGACCCACACGGGTGACCTGGCTCCACTGTTAATAGCCTCCGTGGGGCCCCGTTTCCAAGGATGGTCACGTGCTGCATCACGAGGGACAGGACTTCAATCACGGAAGAGAGGGGACGCAGCTCAGCCAGAGCTCGAGGGTGGGGCCGGGCGCCATCCTCCAGCGCCCTCCCTGGACCCGGGGCCCCCAGGCGCCCTGACACGACATCCAGGGTGGGGCTTGGCTCCTCCTGACCAGCTGCTCCTCCCCCCCTGCCCGCAGGAAGCTAGTGCCAGCCGAAGCACGTCCGCAGTGCGGTGAGTTGCCAGCCTTTCTACCCCACGGGGGCTGGGGGTGCGCCTCAGCGCAGGTCTCCTAGGAGAGCGAGCATCTGTGACGGAGCATTTGGGGCAGGAAACCCCTGTGCGGATTTCAGTCACTGACTCTGGCTCTCAGCTCTGCCCCAGCCTGGAAGGCACGACCCCTCACGGTCACCCTGCTCACGGCTGGCGCCTGAGCTGGACGGACACCAGGCATCACGCTCGTTTGACCTTTGTCTGTGGAAGTGTAGGCAGCCCTTCTGACGGTTCACACACACGCAGACAAGCACACACGCGTGAgcgcgcacacacatgcacacgggcacacacacactctcccctGCAGCCCTCAGacacccccagccccgccccccggcTCCCTCGTGGCGCCGCCCCATGTCTGTCTCCGTCCAGCAGAATCAAGCGGAAGGAGTTCCTGCCCGCGCTCTCCAGGTGCTCCAGCCTGAGCTCCGTCAGCACCGTCACCCCTGAGAGCTCCCCACCATCCCAGGTGAGCCCGCGGGCCCGGGGGTCACAATTAGGAATATTTCAAAGATAGTGCTTTGGGGCTGTGTTCACAAATCTTGCACCCAAAGACCTAAAGGAGAGTCTTCGATACTTCCTACCGAAAGTTTAACATGCTGGTCTTGAGAGCTGGGTCCTTTCCTATCTGTggttggtgtgtgtggtgtgaagcAGGGGTCTGGCTCCCCAGTTCCCATGGGATTTCTACTGTTTCCTGCTTCATTCATGTTTAAGGTAATTAACCAGTAGATAAGGATTTACTTCTGCTACTCAGctattatatatacattgttCCTCAATTCCTCCATTAGGAGTCGAGGAATAAATACAACTGACTTTCtatatttaattgaatttttatgtGGTACCCATTGCttaccttcttccttttctaaaggcCTTTAGTCATCTTCTTAATGGTTACCTTGAGGATTACAATGAACATTCTAAATTTATAACAATAAAGTTATACTTTATTGAATAATACTAATTCAGTTTCAGTAGTATTTTAATTCAGTATTCAATAGTGTTCCAAGACTCTATTCTCATACATTTCCATCTCTCCTCCTTTATGTTGTTAATGTCACAGATTATGTATTTGTATACTGTGTGCCCATGAACAAAGATTTATAATTAGTTTTATGCATCTATCTTTAAATCATATAGAAAAGGGGAAGTGTTACGAATCAAAGTACAATAGTACTGGCTTATAAATTAACTTTTGTAGTTAcctttacggagaaggcaatggcaccccactccagtgctcttgcctggaaaatcccagggacggaggagcctggtgggctgcagtccatggggtcgctgagagttggacacgactgagcgacttccctttcacttttcactttcatgcattggagaaggaaatggcaacccactccagtgttcttgcctggagaatcccagggacagaggagcctggtgggctgccatctatggggtcgcacagagtcggacacttagtagcagcagcagcagcatctcttcaTTTTAACCTGAAGAATGTGGAGAGACTAGTAAACTGTGTGTCTTTTCAGCATTTCTTGTGTGGCAGGTCTATTGTAATGAAGTCCCTCAGCCCTTGTTTACCTGAAAATGTCTTAGTTTCTCCATCATTCTCAAAAGATAGCTTTGGGGGCTTTGGAATTCTTGGttggcagtttttttttcccttcatgacCTCATGCCACCCCAGTGCCTTCTGGCCTGCATGGAATCTGATGAAGAGTCACTGTTTATCACACTGAGGAGCTCTCCTTTGTGATTAGCtctctctcttgctgctttcaaaattCTCTCCAAGTTCTAAGAAATTGGCTGTAATATATCTCACTGAGAGTTTTTTTAGTTTATCTTGCTTGGAGTTAAGTTAAGCTTCTTGactgtgttgctgttgttcagtcgctcagttgtgtctttgcgaccccatggaatgtagcacgccaggcttccctgtccttcacatctcctggagcttgctcaacatgtccattgagtcagtgatgccacccgaccatctcatcctctggcgtccccttctcctcctgccttcaatctttcccagcatcagggtcttttctaatgagtcagctcttcacatcaggtggccaaaggatgggagcttcagcatcagtccttctttggcgctcagccttctttatggtccaaccctcacatccatacatgactactggaaaaaccataactttgactatatgggacctttgttggcaaagtaatgtctctgctttttaatatgccttctAGGTTGGTTTAatatgcttttcttccaaggagcaagcatcttttaatttcatggctgcagtcatcatctgcagtgattttggagcccaagaaaataaagtctgtcactgtttccattgtttccccatttatttgtcatgaagtgatggaaccaggtgccatgatcttagttttttgaatgctgagttataagccagcttttcactctcctctttcacctttatcaagaggctctttagtttctcttcaatttctgccattagggtggtgtcccctgcatatctgaggttactggtatttctcccggcaatcttgattccagcttgtgcttcttccagcccagcgtttcccatgatgttctctgcatagaagttaaataaacaggtgacggtacacagccttgacggacGCCTTTCCCAATCTGagcctgtctgttgttccatgtcctgttttacctgttgcttcctgacctgcatacaggtttctcaggaagcaggtcaggtggtctggtattcccatctctcgaagaattttccactgtttgctgtggtccacacagtcaaaggctttggcatagtcaatgaagcagaaaagtagattttttttctggaattctcttgctttttctatgatccaacagatgttggcaatttgagctctggttcctcttccttttctaaatccagattgaacatatggaaggaagttcttggttcatgtactgttgaagcctggcttgaagaattttgagcattactttgctagtgtgtgagatgagtgcaattgtgcggcagttggaacattctttggtattgcttttctctgggatttgaatgagaactgaccttttccagtgctgtggccactgctgagttttccaaatttgctggcgtattgagtgcagcactttcacagcatcatcttttaggatctgaaatagctcagctggaattccatcacctcctctagctttgttagtagtgatgcttcctaagactcacttgacat
This region includes:
- the LOC113879061 gene encoding uncharacterized protein LOC113879061, which codes for MSEAPGISRAACFLTFLGQGDPATHPKLVKSMQLLPAALDHWRVSSLDTHASSCSSQQPAAAEAGRFLSVLAGLGVAVWRRCIRPAGTVSEAWVWLGLDNHRHGVHTHHLYLMSCASPSPGEVQTVDFNELFTESDLLSTPRGLGVRLSAGLLGERASVTEHLGQETPVRISVTDSGSQLCPSLEGTTPHGHPAHGWRLSWTDTRHHARLTFVCGSVGSPSDGSHTRRQAHTRERAHTCTRAHTHSPLQPSDTPSPAPRLPRGAAPCLSPSSRIKRKEFLPALSRCSSLSSVSTVTPESSPPSQNTKDQRERKQPRAGDVAANQASASGAQGPEPAESRVQGSFSTRIPAVESVLETLQLPSPLQGRDQDVWPQVHQDTVPSRQEPWTMESTVINIPGGLDGELDVQQVPRTLAVMPFVQAPESLPGIKEECGEEGTPVIREMGVRTPTKAPVPSSPTPVTMIMMPEDPELGDRAPQLV